CACAAAGTTATGATAGTTTGATATATAGTAGGGGTATTTCCTATGCCCACGggacagggtatacaaaaagtcaaatatatttcatatctACGAGAATCCAACTACCAAGTTTGACGAGTAATAAAATTCGAGTAATGCTCAAAAATCAAGTGaatatttctctttttttttttacatctTTATGcgagtaaatatatatatttgacattTTTAGCCTCTGGTTGACGATTCAGCTCGTTGACCTGAACAGGAAGATACAACCTTTGCCAGGCGGGAGATGCTTCctgctgcctgttacatacattatacACAAAATCCTTATACCCGCTTACAATAGGTGCAGggtatagaatatatatatatatatatgtatatatgagaGCGATTTGATTGTGCTTGATTTTGGTTTGTTtctttgtatttaatttaaggtATCAACGGGGAATAATAAGGTTATCATTTTGTTACTTGTTACTCGTTTAACTTTAACAATTAAAACTAGGAATTTCCTCTTTCACAAAACACATGCCGAAAACGCAAATGCTGCCTATGTACACGacgaaaaataatatacatatatatatatatatataaatatatatatatatatatattaatgctTGTATAGCCCACTTAAGTTAGATATAGGGAATAGATTGAAAGTATTGAAGGGTCAAcggaacaaattatgaaacgCGTCGCAAAAtggcaaagaaaataaatcaGAACGCAGAAGAATAGAGAAGAAGATATAAATTTTGGGTAAAACTAGAGCGTAGAGGTAAGAGCGCAGCATGGAAAGGAAAAgtcaactatatatatgtatatatagtatttgtatatatacatgcatatatatgcatatgtatatatatatcaatatatgtatatatacatatgtataggTTAATCAGTTGGGCATGCCGACGCCCTGCTGAAAACTGAGCGTCTCCTGTTGCTTCTTGACCTCCTCCTGCATTTCGAGTGCCAGCTTCTTATACTTTTCCGCCTCCTTTTCGTTCTTCTCAATGCCATCGCCACGCGCATACATCTGGCTGAGATTGGCACAGGCGTACATGTTACGCAATTCGCATGCCTTGTGTGCAAACTGAAATGCCTTCTTCATGTCCTTTAGCACAATGTAATCGGCGTCCTTAAGCGATTTGGATTGTGTGCTGGCTGACGCACTGCCGCCACCATTTGCCATATCCTCCGGCTTCTTTTGTACGCCCGAAATGTGCATGCCGGACAGATAGAAGCAGGCGGTGGCATTGTTCATGTCACAGCTCTTCGTTAGAAACTGCAAGCCCTGCAAGCACgacaataatatatacatatatatatatatatatccataatAGTTGTTTATCAAATATTTGAGGTGGTACTCACCTTGGGCACATTTCTGTCGATCTCTTTGGGCATGGAGCGCGACACGAGCAACAGGCCGGAATGCAAACAGGCATCCGAATCATTTAGATTGCAGCCCTTCTCGTAATATTGATAGGCGACACGGGGCTCGCCCTTGCTGCCGCTTTTGCCCTTGCCGAGGAAGCTATAGTTGCCATATTTATagcaggattttgcataaccATAATCGTCACATGTCGATTTGTATACTTTGGAGGCCTTCTCGAAATCCTTCTTGATGCCCTCCAGATAGTCGCCGAGCAGATGGCACACTGTAAATAACGTTATAACACTTTTCGGTTAATGTTCTTTTTAGCgtataatttacaaaaatgtttatgttCGCTTGTGTTTTGTAATTCAATTACGATACAAAAACCTAGGTTAGAGCACACacaatgtttttgttgttgctgttgttgttgtttttgttgttgttgtggctggcGAACTGGccgcctgttgttgttgcattacCTTCCGGTTTCTTTTCCGAGTAACAGCCAAAGCGATATTCCACGCCCAGTTTCTCCACATATTCCTTAACGTCAGACTCCTTTTTTAAGTCGTAGGCcattgtgtttttgttttatataaattactAAATAACAGCCAGTTTTGTCGATGCCTCTCTGGTTgttatgttgctgttgttgttgttgctgctgctgctgctgcttcggtgtgtgtgctcttttttttttgttatatatgtgctgttttttttttcctattctGACAAGCAGTGTTGGAGAACACAGCCGGCattgcagcaacaattgccagttatcgataacaaagcGCGCGCGGTCACACTGTTGCAATATTTGAAAAGTACGTCGCGTCATGTACAAATGTGATATATGCAACAAAAGCAGCGCTAACGAGGATGCTGATGATGTCCTGCTATATGGCGAATGGATGATCAAGCAGAAGGTGACGGTGCACTATTATTGTCTGGTAAGCGGCACATTTGAATGTTctcaatttgtttaaactCTGCAAACATTTCGAACAGCTATTGTCCACGAATTTGCCGCAACGCGGTGGCGACTCCAGCGGCATTCTGGGCTTTTTGCTGCGCGACATACGCCAGGAGGCGGCCGCCGCCCAGCAGCGCAAATGCGCCTTTTGCAAGGAAAGAGGCGCCAGCGTCGTTTGCTACAAGTGTCGCATCGTTTTTCACATGCCCTGCGGTTTGGAGAATCGCTGCATATATCAGTTTTGCGATGAATTTCGCAGCTACTGCGAGCACTGCATGCCGCTGGACGactaccagcagcagctgatgaaCAAGCCGCCCAAGGATGCCTATTGCGACATCTGTTTCCGTGCCATTTCACCGTTCCTGCTGCACAACGTCACCTACGGCGATTGCTGTCGCAAGGGATTCGCCCATCGGACGTGTATGCGACGCTATGCGCTCGCCTCCGGCTACTATTTGCGCTGTCTGTGGTGCCGGGACAAGAAGTTCCACGACACAATACGGCTGCAGTCGGTGTTTGTGCCGGATCGCGATGCCACGTGGGAGCGTCAGCCAAATGCGTACAGCGAGCTGCACAGCAAGCGTTTGCGCTGCGAACAGGCCGTCTGCCTGTGCCCCAATGGACGGGACTACCACAGACACAGCTGGACCATACAGCTGTGCATACTGTGCGCCGCAACGGGCACCCATCTCAAGTGTCGTGTGGGCACAATGCGCCTGGTGCGCACCTATGACGTTGAGCTAAACGACTTTAAATGCAGCTTGTGCATTGAGGTCGAGCAGAAGCTGATCCATGGTCAACACAACTATTCCGGCCAGAGGGCGCCGCACAAGCCCAACTGGGAAACGGCAGACGAACAAATAGATGCCTCCTATTATATGCCCAAAACGTGCTGTGCCCTGAGCATAGCACCCGATGAGGATTCGCCGGTGCTCTCCGACGAAGATGCCACCTCCAATGAGGCGAGCGTAATAACAGTTGTGCCTTCGCAGCGCCTGTCCACACAAAGTTGTCCACGTTTCAGTCAAAGCTTCGTCAAGTCGCCGCCAGCCGCACTGCCAGCGGACCAAACAGTCATTGAGCTGGCGGACACACAGCTCAGTTCCACACAGCAGCTAAGATGCTCCCTAAAGccgcctctgctgctgcacgaATCCTTCACTTGCGGCGCACACTTCTATCTGGTGGTCTACGAGTACAATGAGCATCAGACGGATCTCTGTACCGGCACCTGCACGCTGCGCTTTGCGGCTAACGATGCTCGTCTGGGGGATCGCTCGGTGGAGGCGCTGCAGCACCTGCCGTTGCTCGAAACAGACGTTTGGTTTCGCGACAGCAATCGCGGCATCTATGACAAGATCGATCAATATACCAAAAGCTAAGCCTACAAACTATGCAGTGATACTTGGCACTCTCAAaagcgatatatatatattgatatggGCAAAACGAAGGCATAGAATattttagaaatatataaaaaaaaaagcacataaATCAACCCAAAAGTTGAAGAAATGTACGAGGCTGGCAATTGCCGAGTTTCGCCAAGATATCCTGAtagaaatttcaaataaaaaaacagtcCGATTTCTAAGAAATATTGCTTTAGCAAcaagttttgtcaagatatgaTAAAAACTAAAGATCTGAACGATCGATACAGCATATTGATATAGCGATCTGCACCGCGCCTAGCTTAAAGAGACGGAACCATAAAAAGTTTAAAGACGAtcgctttaaaactgagggactagtcgATACGGATCAACGTCGTTCCGAATGCTCGGAAATTAACGAGTTCCATCTAGACATTAAAATCCGAGTAAGTTAGTTAATAATATGTCAACAATTTGtattacaataaaaataaacaataaaaaaaaaatggagtTTGCCTAGGTTGTGGCACGATAATCGAAGAGCTTGGGTATCACATCGCCACACTTGGCCGAGATTTTGATGTCGGCCAAATGATCCGCACGCGTCTCCCCAATATTGACTATGGCCACCGGCAGGTTAAGGTCCCTGGTCTGGAGCACAATGCGATAGCCGGAGAAGACCAGCAGACTGGAGCCAAGCACCAGCAGGCCATCGCTGTTGTACACCATTTTGGCAATCGCATCGAGACGATCTCGAGGCACACAGTCGCCAAAGAATACAATTTCCGGCTTAAGATTGCCGCCACACTGCGGACAGGGGGGTATTTGAAAATTCTCAATATATTCAGCTGGTATTTCGACATCGCCATCGGGCCGTATCATGTCGGGCGCATCCTTAAACGCCGGATTCAGTGCGGTTAATATGCTCTGGAACTCGTGCCGATCGATGCGATATTCACAGCCCAAACACTTGACCACATAGCCGCTGCCATGCAGCTCCACTACGCTCTTGGAGCCGGCCTTTGTGTGCAGACGATCCACGTTCTGGGTGACCACCGATTGGATGCGCATCTCGCGCTCAAAGCGCGCTAGCGCATGATGCGTACCATTTGGCTGGGTGCTCGAGAAATTTGGCCAGCCCACAAAGTTGCGGGCCCAATAACGTTTTCGCACACTGGACGATTTCAGGAATTCGATGTGCTGTATGGGCTTGTGATTGGTGCGCGCGTACAGGCCAACGACAGCAGAGCGATAGTCGGGTATGCCTGCAGACGGGGGAAAACAACAGTTAAATATACAGCGAAAAGCCTGCTTAATGGTGGGTCAGCCTCAGTCCGCAACCTGATTCTGTGGAGATGCCAGCGCCAGTGAGCACCAAAATGTTTGGTTTCGACAGCAAGAAATCCTCCAAACGCTTTATGTCATCGTCCAGCACTGGTTTGTGCTGGGGCACATATTGTTGTTTGATAACGCTGCGACATCGCAGCACAGCACTCAGACGCATTGTATAATGGGTTggatatatttttcaaaacaaaactatactttatttgttttcttttttttttttagcagcaGAATTGCTTGCTACGCAGCTGCTAAATGCCAACACTTAGTGGCACGAAGGTGTGACCgtagttttaattaaaatactttgTGCTTGCTTTTTAACGAATTTCTAAATGATGCTGTTATAAAATCTCgtatgttaaataaaattgtatttgtgtttgtatttttgccAACAGCTGacactaatttttttttttggtatttctcAACACCAAGTCGCGCCGACTGTCAACGCACAACGACTgcattgtgtatatatatcgcACGCGAAACGATAACAGCTGCGCTTTTACGGTTTCTCATCTCTATGTGGCAGCGGCTGCAGTGGTGAAAATTTGAGAACAGCCTTTTTTAcgtgtagtttttttttaaattgcatatgtatgtacaaattTATACTCAAATACGATATCGCGGCGGGCAGACTTGAACACGTGTAGTGTACTTGAATGCGCACGCACTTTTAGATAGCGAAACTAACACATATTTGCCTTAAAACCACAAATATCGTACACGATTCACGTTCACTTCAAGACCCGTGTGCTTGTatcgtgtgtgcatgtgtgtgtgtgtgtgtgtgtagtgtatgtgtatgcttGCGTGCGACTGTATATGTGTACGAGCGTGCATgttgcgtatgtgtgtgtgtgtgtgtctgaatgTGTCGGCTTTAATTTACACGCACCCCAAcaacaatatacaaaatattagtATTTAAACAGGAAGGCAAAACATAAGGAACAACAAAATGTCATATCCACCGCGAGCGCCGATGCCGCCATATATGAATGCATCGATACCACCGCCGCATgtaagtatttattttatttttatttgtgaatttttattttttttttatttttgcaagcAAGATGctgtgaaaatgtttttcaatttgtttttatttcgttGCCCACCCAGCTGATGCCTCCGATACCCCCGCCACGCAGCTACCGCAACTCGGCGACGATCAGCTCACAGCCAACAGTCTATCATAGGCCGCCGGAGCCGCAGCCGCAATTCCGTGGACCTGTCATCACCGTCTTTGTGGGTAACATCAGCGAACGAGTTCCGGAATCGCTGCTCAAGCGCATCCTATCCGCCTGCGGCGTTGTCATCAATTGGAAGCGCGTCTCCACTTTCGGATTCTGTGAATTCGAGTAAGCCAACCTTTAAGCAGCTCCTTGAAGCTATTCGAGTTGCTTCTGCCTATAAGACAATGTGCACAGAAGGcgactatatatattattgatccGTATCGGCAACCGACTCGCTATAGCCACAACCGACTGTCCAACTAGCCTCTCTCCTGTCCTTTTTGATCCAGGCGCATCCCATTCTCTGTTTGTCTGTAAGGGCATTTAATCTTCGGTGTGCCTTTTATGTTAAAATCTGCGTTATGTTATTGTGACGAAGAACATTAACAGTAAGGTGACTCTGTTAACatagcataaaatatgcattcgCAATGTTAAACAATGCTAACTTTTCTCAAATATTTCACAACATAATAGAAGAGACTTGTTATATGTTAACAGAGTGACATTaacagaacaaaaaaaaaataatgatgaAAAATCCTAGTTTTATcgcacataaacaaaaatgaattaaattaaaagccaTGTCTTAAAGTTCACTAACACGAATTTGTTGAAAAGTTAACAGTTCTGTTATTGTGACGTTAACAGCATTATGTAAACATAATATTCTGGAACAAGATGTTAAATTGAATATGCTGTTTTTCCTTTACTTCCTGCAGCGGTCCCATTGCGGCCATGAGATCTGTGCGTCTGCTGAGCGAACTGGAGATTGATGGTAAGAAGCTGGTGGCTAAGGTGGATGCAAAGAACAAAGTGCTAATCGAGGATTACAAGGAGAAGGAGTGCAAGAATGGCGAGGGCGGACCCAATGCCATGGACGAAAAGACTGAGGACGAGTTCGCGACCAGCCAAATGCACGAGCTGCTCGAGGAGCACAAGCACGAGTTCGAGGGATTTGATGGCACGAATCGCGGTGATCTatacggcagcagcagcagcaatcgcaaCAAGAAGACGCGACGCGGCGAGGATGACATCAAAATCAAGTCCTTAAACGACAATGCGCTCGAGGAGGAGAAACGCAATCTGATCAGCAGCGAGATTGGCAAGTTTCGCAAGCGCGCCGAGGCCGACGAGCATCGCAAGGAGCTGGAAAAGGAGAAGGAAAAGGAGAAGCAGCTGGCCACCAAGGAGAAGGAAAAGGAGCGCGAACGCGATCGCGAGCGCAAAAAGCAACGCGAAAGCGAACGCaaaacgagcagcagcagcggcagcggcaagcCTCCAGTCAGCATCGGCGCCAGCAGCGAGGTCGAGGAGGTGGTCGAGATCATCGAGAAGGAGCCCAGCAAGGAGCCgagcagtcgcagccgcaaGGAGTCCATTGTCACCATCGATGTGTCGCCGGCGCGCAAGGAGCACAAGGagcgcagcaacagcgactCGCACAAGGAGAGCAGGCGACGCGATCGCCGCTCCAAGTCACGCACCAAGGAGCGCGATCGTGATCGCGATCGTGAGCGCGAACGTGAACGGGAGCGTGAGCGTGAGCTAATGCGTGAGCGCGAGCTCCGTGAGCTGCGCGACAAGGAGCGTGAACGGGAGCGCGAACGCGAGCGTGATCGCGAGCGTGAACGTGAGCGAGAGCGTGAGCGTgagcgcgagcgagagcgCATCGAGATGCGCGAACGGGACAGGGAGCGTGAGCGTGAGCGCGAACGCGAGGAGAAGATCATCAAGCCCGTGCGAGATGCACGGCGCGAAAAGGAAATGGAGGAGGAGATGCGCGAGCGCAAGAAGGCCGAGAAGAAGGCACGCGAAAAAGAGGCCGCCTACCAGGAGCGTCTCACCAACTGGGAGATACGCGAGAAGCGCAAGGCCAAGGAGAATGAGAAGGTAAACATCACATTTCCATATAGCTAGACAATAGGGAGCGTCAATTTGAGAAGATAAAGACAAATGTCATCTTAGCATAGGAATAATGTTTCTTCAGTTATGCTGCGAATGACACTTGCTTCAACTTAATCCGGTTGATTATGGCCAGATAATAGAGAGATACTAATGTCATCTTAGCATAGCAATGTTTTGCCAATTATGCTCTTATGACACTTGCTTAAGTTAAGTTTTTTCCAAGATTGGAACAAACCTTTTATGAAAAACACAAGCGAAATTTTGCTTACAAATTCTTTTCTCtgaatttttctatttcaatACTTTTGAATATCCAATTCGAAGAAAACTTGAAATTAGACGAAAGaacttaaattttaaatatattttgcttgGCAGCTTTTCGCATTTGTGTAAATTTTCTTGCATGCATTTTAGGCAAATGTCATTTGAGCATGATGACAATGCACTTTCGGGCATGCGACAGAGAGGAAGCaagatttttaattattgctaAAACTCAACGCCATCAACTAATTGGCTTTGGGCAAATGTCATCTTAGAATATGCTtaagcttttaattaataataaaaatcattgcAGTATCGCCACAAGGAGCTGATGCGACAGGAGGAGCGCGAGAAGGACGCCAAACGACTGAAAGAGTTCGTCGAGGATTACGATGACGAACGCGACGATGTGCTGTACTACAGAGGCCgcgagctgcagcagcgtttGGCCGAGCGCGTCCGGGAAGCCGATGCCGATTCCAAGGATCGCGAAAAGGAGGCCGACGAACTGGCCGAACTGAAGAACAAAATCTTTAGCGGCGAATTCGAGAATCCGTCACAGGAGTACGAGAAGGCGCGTCGCGAAATCGAAAAACTCTACGAGCCGCGCATCCTGATCAATGTCAATCTGGAGGCGCAGCGGCGCGACACAGAGCTGCAGcccctgcagcagcagcagcagcagcagctgcagctgcagtcggATAGACGCAAGCCACAGCTGAACGATGACTATGATAGCCGCGACAGCGTTGTCGGCGGAATGGCGGCTGCTCAGGCGGGGCATGTGCATAAACCGCCGCCCTCGGAGGATTCCATATCGACCAATGATGAGCGCGCCTCCATGGCGGACACGGCCTCGAATGCCAGCGGCTACTCGCATCtgaagaacagcaacaacaacaacatcagcaacaataacaacaacaacaacaacaataacaacaacaacaacaacaatagcaatcaGGCGGAGAGTGTGAGTCGCCAGAACAGCGAATCGAGAGATTCGTTGGCCAACATTCACACGCCCACAATGAACGCCATGGACAATGATCATGGCGCGTCCGCGTCTGCCTCCGCCGTGACCATGCCGATCATCTCGCTCACATTGGGCAACAAtctcaaaaagaaaatgattgaGGCAACCGGCGTGTTTgtcaacgacgacgacaacgacgagaACATCAATCCCAAGAAGCGCAAACTTGTGCCGTTAGGTGAGTCTCCCACCAATCTCGGgcgtatatatatgcatccGCAGGCCTCCTAGAGAGCACCTTCTAGGGAATGTTACCTGTCGAACTCTAGCGCCTTCAAGGCGCGAATGATTCTCCAACAAAAACCACGTTTTGATAGTTGATAGACAACTTGTTCTTAAACCTAAACCAACTTTCGTTAAGAGATAACTAACTTAAGAGATCGCTTGCGTGCTCTTTTAATTGCTCTGCTTATTAGGCTTAAGAGAGAACGTTGTGTTTGATTTCGACTAAGCCTGGTGAATTGAGCATAGACCAAATCGCAAAAGTGTGCTCTCTTTGCTTTCCACGCATCATGAAGAGAGCCAAGCTATGGCTTATACATATAAAGTTCGTGTGTGTGGAAATATaacttgtattattattataacgcatacatatataaattccaGTCTAGCCCACAAACGTAAGAGagcgctctctctcgctctctcgctctctaaTTTCCACGCAGCATAAGTAGCCTAAGCTGtggtgaatatatatatatatatagtgtatTTCACCATAGCCGCAGGCCAATGCATATACAAAATGCCTGTCTTGCAGACAAACTTAAGAGAGCGCTATTTTTGGCGGCACTTAAGAGAACCAAATGCCTTTAAGAGACTTAtgcaatatttgttgtttattccAGATTACGATGACAATATAAGCAATAGCACCACGTCGATGAGTGCATCCCAGACGGCCGCGGAGCGTCAAAGTTCTGCTGTATCAGCGGcgacagctgctgccgctgccgttagCCAAAAGATAGCCAATGCCGGCGGTGGCGgtgccggcggcggcggctctGGTTCAACATCCTCCGGGTCGCTGGGCAGTGGAAATGGTGGCAAGAATAGCGGCCAGCATGGAAAgcatggcagcagcagtagcagcggcGCCGGCAGCGGTGGCGTCGGCGGCAAACACCATGGTAAGAATGATGCAGCCGCATCTGCGGGCAGCGCAGATGCTGCCGCGACAAACACCAAAAAGGATGAGAATGGTGCAAAGGTGCATGATGAAAAACGCCGCCATATAAAAAGCATTATTGACAGGATACCCACACAAAAGGAGGAGCTATTTAATTATAAGCTTGACCGCAACGAGATCGACAGCGGTCTAATGGAACGCAAAATACGTCCATGGATCAATAAGAAAATCATCGAATATATCGGTGAGCCGGAGCCAACGTTAGTGGACTTTATATGTTCCAAAGTATTGGCCGGCAGTCCGCCCCAAAGTATACTGGACGATGTCCAAATGGTAAGATCCACCACACTCAACTCACCATTGCTGCAAATTTATAAACagtactctctctctctctctctctctctctgccacACAGGTGCTGGACGAGGAGGCTGAGGTGTTTGTGGTGAAAATGTGGCGACTGCTCATCTACGAATTGGATGCCAAAAAGAGTGGCATCGCTGGCAAATAGATGGCAACGTGGTGTATAACAGCGACCGATCTGCAGAGAGGTTGCAATACTTTAAGTTACATTTGTAATGCCTAGACACTATAcagaaacgaaacaaaaacagaaaagaaaaaaaaaaaaactaaaaagtaataataatacgaTAAACCAAACACTATGATTATAGAAAGTGTACATACATAGCGTGTGCGGCTGGAATTGTTTCGCTTATGAAACGCGCCGTCACCAATTTTGTCACCTTGTGTTTTTAGAGATAATTGCAAAACAGAGAAACAGAAAAGAAGATTCATCGATATGtaaatacactcacacacacacacacccacacacacacacacacgcacacaaacaaaccaacagcaatcaaattgaatgaaaagcaaatgaaTAACAATCGTGCTCCATGTACATTTTTCTATCTAAACatcgttttttctttttgtctacTACTTTTGCGG
This window of the Drosophila virilis strain 15010-1051.87 chromosome X, Dvir_AGI_RSII-ME, whole genome shotgun sequence genome carries:
- the Coa7 gene encoding cytochrome c oxidase assembly factor 7 homolog, producing MAYDLKKESDVKEYVEKLGVEYRFGCYSEKKPEVCHLLGDYLEGIKKDFEKASKVYKSTCDDYGYAKSCYKYGNYSFLGKGKSGSKGEPRVAYQYYEKGCNLNDSDACLHSGLLLVSRSMPKEIDRNVPKGLQFLTKSCDMNNATACFYLSGMHISGVQKKPEDMANGGGSASASTQSKSLKDADYIVLKDMKKAFQFAHKACELRNMYACANLSQMYARGDGIEKNEKEAEKYKKLALEMQEEVKKQQETLSFQQGVGMPN
- the Sirt4 gene encoding NAD-dependent protein deacylase Sirt4, translating into MRLSAVLRCRSVIKQQYVPQHKPVLDDDIKRLEDFLLSKPNILVLTGAGISTESGIPDYRSAVVGLYARTNHKPIQHIEFLKSSSVRKRYWARNFVGWPNFSSTQPNGTHHALARFEREMRIQSVVTQNVDRLHTKAGSKSVVELHGSGYVVKCLGCEYRIDRHEFQSILTALNPAFKDAPDMIRPDGDVEIPAEYIENFQIPPCPQCGGNLKPEIVFFGDCVPRDRLDAIAKMVYNSDGLLVLGSSLLVFSGYRIVLQTRDLNLPVAIVNIGETRADHLADIKISAKCGDVIPKLFDYRATT
- the pie gene encoding pineapple eye protein encodes the protein MYKCDICNKSSANEDADDVLLYGEWMIKQKVTVHYYCLLLSTNLPQRGGDSSGILGFLLRDIRQEAAAAQQRKCAFCKERGASVVCYKCRIVFHMPCGLENRCIYQFCDEFRSYCEHCMPLDDYQQQLMNKPPKDAYCDICFRAISPFLLHNVTYGDCCRKGFAHRTCMRRYALASGYYLRCLWCRDKKFHDTIRLQSVFVPDRDATWERQPNAYSELHSKRLRCEQAVCLCPNGRDYHRHSWTIQLCILCAATGTHLKCRVGTMRLVRTYDVELNDFKCSLCIEVEQKLIHGQHNYSGQRAPHKPNWETADEQIDASYYMPKTCCALSIAPDEDSPVLSDEDATSNEASVITVVPSQRLSTQSCPRFSQSFVKSPPAALPADQTVIELADTQLSSTQQLRCSLKPPLLLHESFTCGAHFYLVVYEYNEHQTDLCTGTCTLRFAANDARLGDRSVEALQHLPLLETDVWFRDSNRGIYDKIDQYTKS
- the LOC6633384 gene encoding RNA-binding protein 25 translates to MSYPPRAPMPPYMNASIPPPHLMPPIPPPRSYRNSATISSQPTVYHRPPEPQPQFRGPVITVFVGNISERVPESLLKRILSACGVVINWKRVSTFGFCEFDGPIAAMRSVRLLSELEIDGKKLVAKVDAKNKVLIEDYKEKECKNGEGGPNAMDEKTEDEFATSQMHELLEEHKHEFEGFDGTNRGDLYGSSSSNRNKKTRRGEDDIKIKSLNDNALEEEKRNLISSEIGKFRKRAEADEHRKELEKEKEKEKQLATKEKEKERERDRERKKQRESERKTSSSSGSGKPPVSIGASSEVEEVVEIIEKEPSKEPSSRSRKESIVTIDVSPARKEHKERSNSDSHKESRRRDRRSKSRTKERDRDRDRERERERERERELMRERELRELRDKERERERERERDRERERERERERERERERIEMRERDREREREREREEKIIKPVRDARREKEMEEEMRERKKAEKKAREKEAAYQERLTNWEIREKRKAKENEKYRHKELMRQEEREKDAKRLKEFVEDYDDERDDVLYYRGRELQQRLAERVREADADSKDREKEADELAELKNKIFSGEFENPSQEYEKARREIEKLYEPRILINVNLEAQRRDTELQPLQQQQQQQLQLQSDRRKPQLNDDYDSRDSVVGGMAAAQAGHVHKPPPSEDSISTNDERASMADTASNASGYSHLKNSNNNNISNNNNNNNNNNNNNNNNSNQAESVSRQNSESRDSLANIHTPTMNAMDNDHGASASASAVTMPIISLTLGNNLKKKMIEATGVFVNDDDNDENINPKKRKLVPLDYDDNISNSTTSMSASQTAAERQSSAVSAATAAAAAVSQKIANAGGGGAGGGGSGSTSSGSLGSGNGGKNSGQHGKHGSSSSSGAGSGGVGGKHHGKNDAAASAGSADAAATNTKKDENGAKVHDEKRRHIKSIIDRIPTQKEELFNYKLDRNEIDSGLMERKIRPWINKKIIEYIGEPEPTLVDFICSKVLAGSPPQSILDDVQMVLDEEAEVFVVKMWRLLIYELDAKKSGIAGK